Proteins encoded by one window of Mariniplasma anaerobium:
- the sepF gene encoding cell division protein SepF has protein sequence MGLFSKKQKNQKQLKFESKESTYDQIIFEKLESDQDTYLTNLADQMIDGHPLILNFEPLDIDQANKVIAFFSGIVYAVKGEIVLIQEKVFMFANKDVYLDGSMDEFIKDIVE, from the coding sequence ATGGGACTTTTTAGTAAAAAACAGAAGAATCAAAAACAATTGAAATTTGAATCTAAAGAGTCAACATATGATCAAATTATTTTTGAAAAGTTAGAATCTGACCAAGATACATATCTTACAAATTTAGCTGATCAGATGATTGATGGGCATCCTTTGATTTTAAATTTTGAACCGCTTGATATTGATCAAGCAAATAAAGTTATCGCTTTTTTCTCAGGCATTGTATATGCTGTTAAAGGTGAAATCGTATTGATTCAAGAAAAAGTCTTTATGTTTGCTAATAAAGATGTTTACCTTGATGGCTCAATGGATGAGTTTATTAAAGATATCGTAGAATAA
- a CDS encoding YggS family pyridoxal phosphate-dependent enzyme, with amino-acid sequence MIKDYNGVIVCASKYFSCDEIRTIYQKGYHDFGENRVQLMVEKMEQLKDLDINWHFIGHLQSNKVSLIINEIDYLHTLDRLSVAKAIQKHAKHKIKCFIQMNLTEEVQKSGVYVDKLPQFLLEIKKYDKIELVGLMTIGMDEDMIKTEEVFKQLYDLSKEYHLPLLSMGMTHDYELAIKHHATHVRIGRKFYELLN; translated from the coding sequence ATGATTAAAGATTATAATGGTGTTATCGTTTGCGCATCTAAATATTTTAGTTGTGATGAAATCAGAACGATTTATCAAAAAGGATACCATGATTTTGGTGAAAACAGGGTCCAATTGATGGTTGAAAAAATGGAACAATTAAAAGATTTGGATATCAATTGGCATTTCATTGGTCATCTTCAATCTAATAAGGTATCTTTGATTATTAATGAGATAGATTATCTGCACACACTTGATAGATTGTCTGTTGCTAAAGCAATCCAGAAACATGCAAAACATAAAATAAAGTGCTTTATACAAATGAACTTAACAGAAGAAGTGCAAAAAAGTGGTGTTTATGTCGATAAATTGCCCCAATTTCTTTTAGAAATTAAAAAATATGATAAAATAGAGTTAGTCGGTCTAATGACCATAGGTATGGATGAAGATATGATAAAAACTGAAGAGGTTTTTAAACAATTATATGATTTATCTAAAGAATATCATCTACCATTATTGTCCATGGGTATGACCCATGACTATGAACTTGCAATTAAGCATCATGCGACACATGTTAGAATTGGTAGAAAATTTTATGAGTTATTAAACTAG